CTCGACGACCATGACCTGGAACTGCCGCGGCAGGAAGATCACCGACAGCATCGCCAGCAGTGTCAGCGTGAACCATCCGCCATAGCCGGCGCCGCTGGCGCTCTCGACGGTGAGGAGCCCGGCGAGCTCGGGGTCGGCGAACGCGCGCGTGAAGAGGTCGCCGAAACCGTCGTACATGCCGTAGGTGACGAACACGCCGATGACCAGAAACGCGAGCAGCTTGACGACCGATTCGAACGCGATCGCCGCGACCATGCCTTCGTGCCGCTCGGTCGCATCGAGGTGGCGCGCGCCGAACAGCACCGTGAACACCGCCAGCGTCAGGGCGACGTACAGCGTGCTGTCGCCGACCCAGCTGCCGCCGGCGAGCGCAAAGAACTGCCCGTCGCGCTCGCCGGTGAGCACTGCGTAGCCGCTCGAAATCGCCTTCAGCTGCAGCGCGATGTACGGGATCATCCCGACCACCGCGATGATCGTGACCAGCCCGCCGAGCAGATGGCTCTTGCCGTAGCGGCTGGCGATGAAGTCGGCGATCGACGTGATGCGATAGGTCTTGGCGATGCGGATCATCTTCAGCATCACGATCCACGACAGCGTCATCGCCAGCGTCGGGCCCAGATAGATCGGCAGGAACCACACGCCGCCCGAGGCCGCGCGACCGACGCTGCCGAAATAGGTCCACGCGGTGCAATACACGCCGAGCGACAGCGCGTAGGTCCACGGATTCGAGATCACCGAGCGCCGCTGCTCCGCGCGGCGATCGGCGAAATAGGCGACGGCGAAAAGGAGCAGCAGGTAGGCGAACGAAACAGCGACGACAGTGCCGGTGAGCATGCGGCCGATCCTTCAGCGTGCGCCACGCTCGACGATCCACGCGACTGCGACCAGCAGCAGCGCCCAGATGCCGAACAGGAAAACCCACAGCATCGGCAGGCCGAGAAAAGGCTCCGGCCGGTCGAACAGTGAAAGCACCGGATAGTTGAACAGCAGCACGCCGGTCAGGAAAACCGCCACCAGCCGCTGTCCGGCAAGACCCTTGCGCATCAGGGACTCCTCATGATGACGACGGCCCCCGGATTATAGCGACACGCGGAATTCGCCCTTCGCCGCCAGCGCCGGCAGGCTGCAAAAAAAAAGCGCGCTTTCGCGCGCCTTCTCCTCCTCCCCCCGGTCAGCCAGAGTGACTGCCTCATTGTTCTGGCCGGAGCCGGGCCTCTGCGGGCCCGTGCCCCGCAAGGGGTTCAGCTCAGCGGCTGGCCCAGCTGATCCAGGATCGCCGGATTCTCGAGGGTCGACGTGTCCTGGGTGATCTCCTCCCCCTTCGCCAGCTGACGCAGCAGCCGGCGCATGATCTTGCCCGAACGGGTCTTCGGCAGGTTCTCGCCGAAACGGATGTCCTTGGGCTTGGCGATCGGCCCGATCTCGTGGCCGACCCAGTTCTGCAGTTCCTTGATGATCGCCTTCGCCTCTTCGCCGCTCGGGCGCGCGCCCTTCAGCACGACGAACGCGACGATCGCCTCGCCGGTGACGTCGTCCGGACGGCCGACGACCGCGGCTTCCGCGACTTTCTCGTGTGCGACGAGCGCCGACTCGATCTCCATCGTGCCCATGCGGTGACCGGAGACGTTCAGCACGTCGTCGATGCGGCCGGTGATCGTGAAGTAGCCGGTGTCCTTGTCGCGGATCGCGCCGTCACCGGCGAGATACAGCTTGCCCTTGAAGTCGTCCGGGTAGTACGACTTCTTGAAGCGCTCCGGGTCACCCCAGATCGTGCGGATCATCGACGGCCAGGGACGCTTGACGACGAGGATGCCGCCCTGCCCGTTCGGCACTTCGGTGCCGGTCTCGTCGACGACCGCGCACTGGATGCCCGGGAACGGCAGCGTGCACGAACCCGGCACCAGCGGCGTCGCGCCCGGCATCGGCGTGATCATGTGCGCGCCGGTCTCGGTCTGCCAGAACGTATCGACGATCGGGCAGCGTCCGCCGCCGACGTTCTCGTAGTACCACTCCCACGCAGCCGGGTTGATCGGTTCGCCGACCGAGCCGAGGATGCGCAGGCTCGACAGGTCGTATTTCTTCGGGTGCACCGCAGGATTGTTGTCCGCGGCCTTGATCAGCGAACGGATCGCGGTCGGCGCGGTGTAGAACACCGTGACCTTGTGATCCTGGATCATCTTCCAGAAACGCCCGGCGTCCGGGTAGGTCGGCACGCCTTCGAACACGATCTCGGTCGTGCCGCACGCAAGCGGGCCGTAAGTGATGAAAGTGTGGCCGGTGACCCAGCCGATGTCGGCGGTGCACCAGAAGACGTCGTCCGGCTTGATGTCGAAGGTGTACTTCATCGACATGATCGCGTGCAGCAGGTAGCCGCCGGTCGAGTGCTGGACGCCTTTCGGCTTGCCGGTCGAGCCCGACGTGTAGAGCAGGAACAGCGGATGCTCGGCCTCGACCCATTCGGGCTCGCAGGTGTCCGGCTGGTTCGCGCAGACGTCGTCGAACCACTGATCGCGGCCGGCTTCCATCGCGGTTTGCGCGCCGGTGCGCTTGACGACGACGACGTTCCGGATCGATTCGCAGCCGCCGAGCGCGAGCGCTTCGTCGGCGATCGGCTTGAGCGGCAGCGCCTTGCCGCCGCGGTGCTGGCCGTCGGACGTGATCAGCGCGACGGCGCCGGCATCGTTGATGCGGTCACGCAGCGCCTGCGCGGAGAAGCCGCCGAACACGATCGAGTGGGTCGCGCCGATGCGCGCGCAGGCCTGCATCGCGACGACGCCTTCGATCGACATCGGCAGGTAGATGACGATGCGGTCGCCCTTCTTGACGCCCATCTCGCGCAGCGCGTTCGCGAACTTGCACACGCGCGACAGCAGATCCTTGTACGTGACGCGGGTGACGTCGCCGTTGTCGGCTTCGAAAATCAGCGCGACCTTGTCGCCGAGACCGTTATTGACGTTGCGGTCGAGGCAGTTGTAGGAGACGTTGAGCTGGCCGTCGGCGAACCACTTGAAGAACGGCGCGTTGCTCTCGTCGAGGACCTGGGTGAAAGGCTTCTTCCACTCGATCAGTTCGCGCGCGTTGCGTGCCCAGAATCCTTCGTAGTCGTTTTCCGCTTCCTTGCACAACGCAAAATAAGCTTCCATGCCGGAAACCGCGGCGTTCTTGACGATCTCTTCGGAAGGCTGGTAGATGCGGCTCTGGGTCTGCTGCTCATTCGACATATTCACCTCTCCTCAACTGTTCTGAATGGTTGAAGCTGCCCTGTTGCGGGGCGGCCGGTGGGTTCCAGCCTGTATTGTCGTTCGCGAAAGGCTCCGCGATCTGATGCGCATTTAAGAGCAGCTATCTTACACAGGACTTACACGCCGTGCGGATGCCGTAAATCGGGTCTCTTCCTGCACCGCAGCACGCAGCCGGCGCCGGGCTGATAGAATTGCGGCCCCTTGCCCCGCCACCTTGGAGACGCATCATGACCGTGATTCGCGAAGAAGACCTCATTCAGTCCGTCGCGGATGCCTTTCAGTTCATCAGCTATTACCACCCGCTCGACTTCATCGAAGCGCTCGGCGAGGCCTGGAAGCGCGAGGAGAACCCCGCGGCGAAAGACGCCATCGCGCAGATCCTGACGAACTCGCGCATGTGCGCCGAAGGCCACCGCCCGATCTGCCAGGACACGGGCATCGCGGTCGTGTTCCTCAAAGTGGGCATGAACGTGCAGTGGGACGCGACGATGAGCGTCCAGGAGATGGTCAACGAAGGGGTGCGCCGCGCGTACACCAACACCGACAACAAGCTGCGCGCCTCGGTGCTGCTCGACCCGGCCGGCGCACGGCAGAACAGCAAGGACAACACCCCGGCAGTCGTGCATTACGAGATCGTGCCGGGCGACCACGTGGAAGTCACCTGTGCGGCGAAGGGCGGCGGCTCCGAGAACAAGACCAAGTTCTACGCGCTGAACCCGTCGGACTCGATCGTCGACTGGGTGCTCAAGACCGTGCCGACGATGGGCGCGGGCTGGTGTCCGCCGGGCATCCTCGGCATCGGCATCGGCGGCACGCCCGAAAAAGCGATGCTGCTCGCGAAGGAATCGCTGATGGCCCCGATCGACATCCACGAACTGAAGGCCAAGGCGGCGTCCGGCGCGCAGCTCACGCGCGTCGAGGAGCTGCGCCTCGAGCTGATGGACAAGGTCAATGCGCTGGGCATCGGCGCGCAGGGTCTCGGCGGCCTCACGACCGTGCTCGACGTCAAGATCCTCGACTACCCGACGCACGCGGCGAGCCTGCCGGTCGCGATGATCCCGAACTGCGCGGCGACCCGTCACGTGCATTTCGAACTCGACGGCTCCGGCCCGGCGAAGCTCGAGGCGCCGAAGCTGGAAGATTGGCCGGACGTCACGTGGCAGGCCGACACGAAGGTCGCGACGCGCGTGAATCTCGACACACTGACGAAGGAAGAAGTCGCGTCGTGGCAGCCGGGTCAGGTGCTGCTCCTGAACGGCAAGATGCTGACCGGCCGCGACGCCGCGCACAAGCGCATCGCCGACATGCTCGCGAAAGGCGAGAAGCTGCCGGTCGACTTCACGAACCGCGTCATCTACTACGTCGGCCCGGTCGACCCGGTGCGCGACGAAGTCGTCGGCCCGGCCGGCCCGACGACCGCGACCCGCATGGACAAGTTCACGCGCATGATGCTCGAGCAGACCGGCCTGATCTCGATGGTCGGCAAGGCCGAGCGTGGCCCGGCGGCGATCGACGCGATCCGCGACAACAAGTCCGCCTACCTGATGGCGGTCGGCGGCGCAGCCTACCTCGTCGCCAAAGCGATCAAGACCGCCAGGGTCGTCGGCTTCGCCGATCTGGGCATGGAAGCGATCTACGAGTTCGACGTGCAGGACATGCCGGTGACCGTCGCGGTCGATTCGAACGGCACCAGCGTGCATGAGACCGGCCCGAAGACATGGCAGGCGAAAATCGGCAAGATCCCGGTCGCGACCGCCTGATCGTCTGATCGCCGCTGCGGCGCGTCGCGTCGCATCCTGAGAGGCCCGCCGGGGAAATCCGGAGGGCCTTTTTCATCATGCCTGCGGATTTCCTGGGCATTCCAACATGCTGAAACAAACCGGGAGGCCGGAGCGCTTGACCGTGTTATCGCGAAGTCATTACGCTTCGTCTGCGTGGGAATTTTTCCCACTTGTTATCTCAACCCGGAGGTCAGGATGAAATACAAATGGCTCGCCGCGCCGCTGTGTGCGACCTCGGCGCTTTTCCTCGCGCTCAACAGCCCCTCGGTCATCGCCGCCGTCACAGAAGTGACCACTGCGATCTCGGCTCCCGCCGCCGACGTCCCGTCCGGCGACGCGCCCGATGATCTCGACACCCTCGCAGGCGAGGTGGCCGGCGCCCCGGATGACGTGGCCGATGTACCCGACGGCGTGACGGATGCACCTGACGACATGACCGACGCCCCGGATGACGTGACCGACGCACCCGACGACGTGATCGACACCCCGGATGACGTTGCCGATCTGCCGGACGACGAGCTCGAGGATGTTCCAGCCGAAGACGGCACGATGAGCCGCGGCGCCGCGCCCGTGCAGACGACCGAGACCACGACGAACGCTGACGGTACGACGACGGTGACGCGGACGCGCACCCTCGACGCCACCGGCAATGCCCCGGCCCGCGTGCGCACGAGCACGATGACGTTCTCGGCAGAAGGCAAGCTCCTCGAGCAGAGCCGCAGCGACGTTCGCACCAGCGCCGACGGCGTCGCCGTGCGCGAGAAGACCTCGAGCCTGGAATTCGTAGACGGCCAACCGGTGCGCACGCGCAGCGACATCAAGCGCGATGCCGCGGGCGAGATCCTGCGCAGCCGCGAGCGCGTCGACCCGATCGAACGCCCGGCCAAGCCGGAGCGCGCCGAGAAGATCGAACGCCTCGAGAAAGTCGAGCGTCCCGAGAAAGTCGAGCGTCCCGAGAAAGTCGAACGTCCCGAGAAGGTCGAACGTCCCGAGAAGGTCGAACGTCCCGAGAAAGTCGAACGTCCCGAGAAGGTCGAACGTCCCGAGAAAGTCGAACGTCCCGAGAAAGTCAAGCGTCCCGAGAAAGTCGAGCGTCCCGAGAAAGTCGAGCGTCCCGAGAAAGTCGAGCGTCCCGAAAAGATCGAGCGCCCGGAGAAAGTCGAGCGTCCGGAGAAGGTCGAGCGTCCCGAGAAGGTCGAGCGTCCCGAAAAAGTCGAACGTCCCGAGAAAGTCGAACGTCCCGAGAAAGTCGAGCGTCCCGAGCGCAGCGGGCGAGGCTGACGCATCCCGCAACAACTTCGGCAGATCGCAGCCGCCTCGCCGTGGAACTCCACGCGGGGCGGCGATAGTATGATGGACTGCTGGAGAGAATCTGCCGAATGCATCCGCCCACCCCACCTGCGTCCCTGCTGCATGCGCTGCGTCGCGTGATGCGCCCGCTGGTGCGCCTGATGCTCAGGAAGGGCGTGACCTACACCTATTTCTCCGACATGCTCAAAGGCATCTTCGTCGAAATCGCCGCGGCCGAATTCCGGCTCGACGACAAGGCACCGAGCGACAGCCGGATCAGCCTGATCACCGGTGTGCATCGCAAGGACGTGCGGCGGCTGCGCGAGGCCGCCCCCGAATCGGACGCCCACCTGCCCGAAGCGCTGTCGCTCGGCGCGCATCTGGTCAGCATCTGGATGAGCCAGCCGCCGTTCTGCGAACACCCCGGCCGCCCGCTGCCACTGCCGCGGCTCGCGAGCGCGGGCGGCGAGTGCTCGTTCGACGCGCTGGTCGCGCACGCGAGCAAGGACATCCGCGCGCGCGTCGTGCTCGACGAGTGGCTGCGCCTGGGCATCGCGCGCATCGACGAACAGGACCGCGTCCATCTTCAGACGACCGCTTTCGTCCCGCAAAAGGGCTTCGACGAGAAAGCCGCGTATTTCAGCCACAACGTCCATGACCACGCCTGCGCCGCAGTCCATAACCTGACGACCGACGCCCGGCCGTTCTTCGAACGCAGCGTGCATTACGACGCGCTCTCGGCGGCGAGCGTCGAGACGTTGCGCGACGCGGTCTCAGCCGAAGGCATGCAGGCACTGATGCACTTCAACGCGCTCGCCGCACAACTCGAAGCCGGCGACGCGGCAGCCACGGTCGACTCCCCGCAGCGGATCACGATCGGCCTGTATTTCTATACCGAGCCGGGCACTGAACCGGCGCAAGCAGAGAGGGAACCCAAGTGAGGCGGGGCCTCCCGCGCTTGGCTGCGCTGTCCGCACTGGCCCTGCGATGCGTGCTCGGGCTCGGCCTCGGCTTATGCACACCGCTGGCGCTGGCGCTCACGGCGGCGCAGATATGCGTCGACCCCGGGGGCACGGGCGGAACCGGCGACACGCTTCGCGACCATGGCATCGGCGGCACCGGCGCCCCGACGCAACGCGATCCGGGCGGGGTCGGCGGTACGGGCGCGGTCGCGAATGAAGGCGGGGCTGGCGGGACCGGCATTGTCGGCACGATCACCGGCTTCGCGTCGGTGTGCGTCAACGGCGTCGAGGTGCATTATGACAACGACCTCGAGATCGCCGAGAACGGCACGCGGGCCGATATCGAACGCCTGGCGATCGGCCAGGTCGTCGCGATCGAGGCGGGCCTGTCGTCGCGCGGGCTCGAGGCACGCAGCCTCGCGATTCTGCACGCCTACGAGGGCCCGCTGACCGCTCTCGCCGCCGGTGCGTCGCCGCTGCGCGTCATGGACCAGGCCGTGCTGATCGCGCCCGGCGCCCAGGTCGCCGAAGGACTGCAGCCGGGCGAGCCGGTTCGCGTCAGCGGACTGCGCAACGCCCGTGGCGACGTCCTCGCGACCCGCATCGAGCGCGCCCCTGCCCTGACGACGGCAAGCGCGATCGGGACGCTCGTGCGCGGTTCTCTGCAAGGCCTGCCGCTCGTCGGCATCCACCCGGCGCTGCCAGCTTCGCCGCCAAACGTCCTCCTCGTGCGCGGCCGCTGGAGCACAGCCGGCTTCGATGTCATCAGCGTACGGGCCGATCCCGACATTCCGTTCGCCGGGCGCGTGCGCAACGCGCTCGTCGAGGGCCTCGTTCAGGCTCGCGACGGCAAACGCGTCGCGCTGGGAGGATTCTCGGTAACACTGGATGAGGATACGCAGTTCGACGGTGGCGCCCCGGCTGAAATCGGAAGCGACCGCCGCGTTCGCGTCAGCGGCACGTTCAGCGGCGCCCGCGAGGTGAAGGCGGGACGCATCGAGTTCGTGCTGGAACGTCCGGACGGCCGACGGGACGGCACTGGCGCGTCGAGCGGCGGCGGCGCGGATGATGCGTCTGGACAGGGCGGCGAAAAGCGCCAGCAGAACGAATCCGGCAGCGGGAAGACCGACAGCGGCCTCGACGCGATAGCGCAGCCGCGCAAAGCGAATGAAAGCCGTCCGCAAGAACGGAGGGTGCGTCCCGACCGCAACGAAAAGGCAGACCAACCCGAGCGCGTGGACCGCCCGGAAAAGCTGGAGCGTCCGGAGAAGCTTGAGCGACCCGAGAAAGTCGAAAAACCGGACCGCATTGAACGTATCGAGCGTCCGGAAAAAATCGAGCGCCCCGAAAAAGTCGAACGCCCCGAGAAAGTCGAACGCCCGGAAAAAGTCGAACGTCCCGAAAAAGTCGAACGCCCGGAAAAGGTCGAACGCCCCGAGAAAGTTGAACGCCCGGAAAAGGTCGAACGTCCCGAAAAAATCGAACGTCCGGAAAAAGTCGAACGTCCGGAAAAAGTCGAACGTCCCGAAAAAGTCGAGCGCCCCAAGCGCGGCGACCTCGACGACCAGAACGATTTCGCATCCAAACAGGCCCGGAGAATTTCATGAAAATTGCTCGAATGCTGCCGATGACGCTGCTGGCGGCCTTCGCCCTGCCGGTCTGTGCCGGCGAACTGACGACCTCGATAGGACTGGATTATTCGAGCGGCGACTACGGCACCGACAGTACAAGCGAAACCTGGTACGTCCCCGTGGTCGGCAAGTACGAGAGCGGACCGCTTGCGCTGAAACTGACGATCCCGTACCTGCGCATTACCGACCCCGCAGTCGGCCCGGAGGGCGAGCCGCTGCCGGGAGGTTGCCGCGAGACCGAGAGCGGGCTCGGCGACATCGTCGGCAGCGCCGGCTACGCGCTGCTCGACGGCAGCCAGGAGCACGGGGTGCTGCTCGACGTCATCGGCAAGGTGAAGCTGCCGACCGCGGATGAAGACAAATGCCTGGGCACCGGCGAGACCGACTACTCGTTCCAGCTCGACGCGGCGAAATCCTTCGGCGCCGTGACCGGCTTCGGCACGCTCGGCTGGAAGAAATTCGGCGATCCGTCGGGCACCAGCTTTCGCGACCCGATCTTCGCCTCGCTCGGCGTTGCGACGAAGCTTGCGCCCGCCACGACGATCGGCGCGGTATATGACTGGCGCGAGAAGGTCACGTCGAATGGCGACGAGATCAGCGAAGTCGCGCTGTTCGCGACCCAGAAGCTCGACGAGGCCTGGAAACTCCAGCTGTATGCGGTCAAAGGGTTCTCGGACGCGAGCCCCGACTGGGGTGGCGGCCTCTTCGTCAGCCACACCTACTGAGCGACTTTCCCCTGGCATCGATCACCGCGCCCGGAATTGCTGGAAGGGGAACTTTCAGCAATTCCGGGCGCATGGCAGTTGACAGCGGCGAAAAACTTCCTGCTGTTTCGCGGCTTTTCACCTAAAACCATTGAATCGACAAGGAAATACCCACCGGCTTCCGGCGACGCCAGTTTGTTGTAACTTGATTCAAATCATGGAGCCCCCTTCCCCCTCTGCTCAGAATGCGGCTAACCTTCGGGTTATCCATCAACCAAACGGACGCATGACAAAACAATGAGGGGAAAACCATGAGCGGCACCTTCACAAAGGCGATGGCTCGCAACATCTTCTACGGCGGGACAGTGTTCTTCTTCCTGCTTCTGGTGGCGTTGACCGTCGACACGACGACCAACCTGCACAAGTCGGACAACAGCGCGAACCTGACGCCCCAGGTGGTGGCGGGCAAACACATCTGGGAAACGCGCAACTGCATCGGCTGCCACACCCTGCTCGGTGAAGGTGCCTACTTCGCACCGGAGCTCGCGAACGTCTACCCGCGTCGCGGGCCGGAGTTCATCAAGGCATGGATCCAGTCGCAGCCGACCGGCGCGCCGGGCCGCCGGCAGATGCCGCAGTTCCATCTCACCGATCAGGAACTGGACGATCTGGTTGCCTTCCTGAAGTACACCTCCGAAATCGACGCCCAGAAATGGCCTCCCAACATCGAGGGCTGAGCGCAGCGAATCGAAAACCTCAAGGGGATAACAAACCATGAAATACACCTCGCAATCGGTCGCGCTGCCATACTTCATAGCGGCGATCGGTCTTTTCGTCGGCCAGATCGTGTTCGGCCTGGCCATGGGCCTGCAGTACGTCGTCGGGGATTTCCTGTTCCCGGAAATTCCGTTCAACGTCGCCCGGATGGTCCACACCAACCTGCTGATCGTCTGGCTGCTGTTCGGCTTCATGGGCGCGGCCTACTACCTGATCCCGGAAGAAACCGAAACCGAGCTCTATAGTCCGAAGCTCGCGCTGCTGATGTTCTGGATCTTCCTGATCGCAGGCGCCGCGACGATCCTCGGCTACCTGCTCGTCGACTACAACACCCTCGCGGAGATGACCGGCAACAACATCCTCGCGACGATGGGACGTGAGTTCCTCGAGCAGCCGCTGCTGACGAAGATCGGCATCGTCATCGTCGCGCTGGCCTTCCTGTTCAACATCAGCATGACGATGTTGAAGGGCCGCAAGACGGTGATCAGCATCGTCATGCTGCTCGGCCTGTGGGGTCTGGCGATCTTCTTCCTGTTCTCGTTCTACAACCCGGGCAACCTGGTCAAGGACAAGTTCTACTGGTGGTGGGTCGTGCACCTGTGGGTCGAAGGCGTGTGGGAACTGATCATGGCCGCGATGCTCGCGTTCGTGCTGATCAAGGTCACCGGCGTCGACCGTGAAGTCATCGAGAAGTGGCTGTACGTGATCATCACGCTGGCGCTCGTCACCGGCCTGATCGGCACCGGTCACCACTACTTCTGGATCGGCACGCCGGGTTACTGGCAGTGGTGGGGTTCGATCTTCTCGGCGCTGGAACCGATCCCGTTCTTCGCGATGACCGTCTTCGCGTTCAACATGGTCAACCGTCGCCGTCGCGAGCATCCGAACAAGGCTGCCGTGCTGTGGGCGCTGGGTACCGGCGTGATGGCCTTCCTCGGCGCAGGCGTGTGGGGCTTCCTGCATACGCTGGCTCCGGTGAACTTCTACACGCACGGTTCGCAGATCACCGCGGCCCACGGCCACATGGCGTTCTACGGCGCCTACGTGCTGGTCGTGCTGACGATGATCAGCTACGCGATGCCGTTGCTGCGCGGTCGTGCGGCGAACAGCCAGCGTGCCCAGGTGGTTGAAATGTGGAGCTTCTGGCTGATGACGATCTCGATGGTCTTCATCACGCTGTTCCTCACTGCCGCCGGCATCCTGCAGGTCTGGCTGCAGCGCGTCTCCGACACGCCGATGCCGTTCATGCAGGTGCAGGACCAGATCGCGCTGTTCTACTGGATGCGCCTGTGGGCGGGTGTGGTGTTCGCGGTCGGCCTGGTCACGTACCTCGCGAGCTTCTTCGTCAAAGGTGAAAGCAAGCCGCTGATCACTCCCTGAACAGGCTCAACAGTGGTCCTTCAACGGCGTTGAAGGACAGCATCATGGGGCGGCGCAAGCCGCCCCATTTTTTTCCTGCTCACGCAAATCGTTCTCGTTACATCTGCGGGGAATGAATTAACCAGAATCAAGGTCCGGAAGGGGTACGCTCCCTAGACTCGACCCATGAATACAAGCAGCCAAACCCTGATGACGCCCCTCTCCGCCTCCAGCTCCGCGTCGGAGACCACGGCGCGACGCCTTCCCGGTGACCTCGCGATATGGTTCTTCATCCTCGCCGAGTTGCTGGCGTTTGGCGTGTTCTTCGTCGTATACGCCTTCACGCGTGCCAATCACGTGGAACTCTTCAACGCCGAACAGCTCACGCTCGACCGCACCTCCGGTGCGATCAATACCGTGCTGCTGCTGACGTCGAGCTTCTTCGTCGTGCGCGCCGTGCAGGTCGCGGAAGCCGGATTCAGTCGCCGCGCCGCACCGTGGCTCGCCGCAGCGTTCGCGTGCGGGGCAGGTTTCGTCATCGTGAAGATCTTCGAGTACGCGGAAAAAATCGGTGCCGGTGTCAGCCTGTCGTCGAGCACGTTCTACATGTTCTACCTGTCGTTGACGTTCTTCCACTTCATGCACGTGATCCTCGGCCTGGTGATCATCGCGGCGATGTGGAACGGCGCGCGAACCGGCCGCTACGGCCCCGGCAACATGAACGGGATCGAGACCGGCGCGGCGTACTGGCATATGGTCGATCTGGTGTGGCTGATCCTGTTCCCGCTGATCTACGTGATGCGCTGAGAGGTCCAAGACAATGCAATCCTCGCTTTCCTCCCCCCCGCACGCCTCGTCCCACGGCACGCCGAATCGCGCCGCGATCATCTGGGCAGCACTGATCTTCGCCACGATGCTGACGTGGCTCGTCGGCGAACGCGGCGACGCCGGCCCTGCGATCA
The window above is part of the Azoarcus sp. PA01 genome. Proteins encoded here:
- a CDS encoding cytochrome c, whose product is MSGTFTKAMARNIFYGGTVFFFLLLVALTVDTTTNLHKSDNSANLTPQVVAGKHIWETRNCIGCHTLLGEGAYFAPELANVYPRRGPEFIKAWIQSQPTGAPGRRQMPQFHLTDQELDDLVAFLKYTSEIDAQKWPPNIEG
- a CDS encoding DUF6502 family protein, which gives rise to MHPPTPPASLLHALRRVMRPLVRLMLRKGVTYTYFSDMLKGIFVEIAAAEFRLDDKAPSDSRISLITGVHRKDVRRLREAAPESDAHLPEALSLGAHLVSIWMSQPPFCEHPGRPLPLPRLASAGGECSFDALVAHASKDIRARVVLDEWLRLGIARIDEQDRVHLQTTAFVPQKGFDEKAAYFSHNVHDHACAAVHNLTTDARPFFERSVHYDALSAASVETLRDAVSAEGMQALMHFNALAAQLEAGDAAATVDSPQRITIGLYFYTEPGTEPAQAEREPK
- the acs gene encoding acetate--CoA ligase codes for the protein MSNEQQTQSRIYQPSEEIVKNAAVSGMEAYFALCKEAENDYEGFWARNARELIEWKKPFTQVLDESNAPFFKWFADGQLNVSYNCLDRNVNNGLGDKVALIFEADNGDVTRVTYKDLLSRVCKFANALREMGVKKGDRIVIYLPMSIEGVVAMQACARIGATHSIVFGGFSAQALRDRINDAGAVALITSDGQHRGGKALPLKPIADEALALGGCESIRNVVVVKRTGAQTAMEAGRDQWFDDVCANQPDTCEPEWVEAEHPLFLLYTSGSTGKPKGVQHSTGGYLLHAIMSMKYTFDIKPDDVFWCTADIGWVTGHTFITYGPLACGTTEIVFEGVPTYPDAGRFWKMIQDHKVTVFYTAPTAIRSLIKAADNNPAVHPKKYDLSSLRILGSVGEPINPAAWEWYYENVGGGRCPIVDTFWQTETGAHMITPMPGATPLVPGSCTLPFPGIQCAVVDETGTEVPNGQGGILVVKRPWPSMIRTIWGDPERFKKSYYPDDFKGKLYLAGDGAIRDKDTGYFTITGRIDDVLNVSGHRMGTMEIESALVAHEKVAEAAVVGRPDDVTGEAIVAFVVLKGARPSGEEAKAIIKELQNWVGHEIGPIAKPKDIRFGENLPKTRSGKIMRRLLRQLAKGEEITQDTSTLENPAILDQLGQPLS
- a CDS encoding DUF5666 domain-containing protein, which gives rise to MRRGLPRLAALSALALRCVLGLGLGLCTPLALALTAAQICVDPGGTGGTGDTLRDHGIGGTGAPTQRDPGGVGGTGAVANEGGAGGTGIVGTITGFASVCVNGVEVHYDNDLEIAENGTRADIERLAIGQVVAIEAGLSSRGLEARSLAILHAYEGPLTALAAGASPLRVMDQAVLIAPGAQVAEGLQPGEPVRVSGLRNARGDVLATRIERAPALTTASAIGTLVRGSLQGLPLVGIHPALPASPPNVLLVRGRWSTAGFDVISVRADPDIPFAGRVRNALVEGLVQARDGKRVALGGFSVTLDEDTQFDGGAPAEIGSDRRVRVSGTFSGAREVKAGRIEFVLERPDGRRDGTGASSGGGADDASGQGGEKRQQNESGSGKTDSGLDAIAQPRKANESRPQERRVRPDRNEKADQPERVDRPEKLERPEKLERPEKVEKPDRIERIERPEKIERPEKVERPEKVERPEKVERPEKVERPEKVERPEKVERPEKVERPEKIERPEKVERPEKVERPEKVERPKRGDLDDQNDFASKQARRIS
- a CDS encoding cbb3-type cytochrome c oxidase subunit I, which gives rise to MKYTSQSVALPYFIAAIGLFVGQIVFGLAMGLQYVVGDFLFPEIPFNVARMVHTNLLIVWLLFGFMGAAYYLIPEETETELYSPKLALLMFWIFLIAGAATILGYLLVDYNTLAEMTGNNILATMGREFLEQPLLTKIGIVIVALAFLFNISMTMLKGRKTVISIVMLLGLWGLAIFFLFSFYNPGNLVKDKFYWWWVVHLWVEGVWELIMAAMLAFVLIKVTGVDREVIEKWLYVIITLALVTGLIGTGHHYFWIGTPGYWQWWGSIFSALEPIPFFAMTVFAFNMVNRRRREHPNKAAVLWALGTGVMAFLGAGVWGFLHTLAPVNFYTHGSQITAAHGHMAFYGAYVLVVLTMISYAMPLLRGRAANSQRAQVVEMWSFWLMTISMVFITLFLTAAGILQVWLQRVSDTPMPFMQVQDQIALFYWMRLWAGVVFAVGLVTYLASFFVKGESKPLITP
- a CDS encoding fumarate hydratase — its product is MTVIREEDLIQSVADAFQFISYYHPLDFIEALGEAWKREENPAAKDAIAQILTNSRMCAEGHRPICQDTGIAVVFLKVGMNVQWDATMSVQEMVNEGVRRAYTNTDNKLRASVLLDPAGARQNSKDNTPAVVHYEIVPGDHVEVTCAAKGGGSENKTKFYALNPSDSIVDWVLKTVPTMGAGWCPPGILGIGIGGTPEKAMLLAKESLMAPIDIHELKAKAASGAQLTRVEELRLELMDKVNALGIGAQGLGGLTTVLDVKILDYPTHAASLPVAMIPNCAATRHVHFELDGSGPAKLEAPKLEDWPDVTWQADTKVATRVNLDTLTKEEVASWQPGQVLLLNGKMLTGRDAAHKRIADMLAKGEKLPVDFTNRVIYYVGPVDPVRDEVVGPAGPTTATRMDKFTRMMLEQTGLISMVGKAERGPAAIDAIRDNKSAYLMAVGGAAYLVAKAIKTARVVGFADLGMEAIYEFDVQDMPVTVAVDSNGTSVHETGPKTWQAKIGKIPVATA
- a CDS encoding cytochrome c oxidase subunit 3 family protein, encoding MTPLSASSSASETTARRLPGDLAIWFFILAELLAFGVFFVVYAFTRANHVELFNAEQLTLDRTSGAINTVLLLTSSFFVVRAVQVAEAGFSRRAAPWLAAAFACGAGFVIVKIFEYAEKIGAGVSLSSSTFYMFYLSLTFFHFMHVILGLVIIAAMWNGARTGRYGPGNMNGIETGAAYWHMVDLVWLILFPLIYVMR